GAGCAGGGCCTCTATTTCCTGCGCGGCAGCATCTGGGAGGCCGTCCCCGCGATTCATCGGGACGTGGAGCGCGCGCTTCGCAAGCACTACGGCGAGGTGCACGAGCTGCCGGTCTTTCTGCGCTACCGGTCGTGGATCGGGAGCGACCGCGACGGCAATCCGAACGTCACGCCCGAGGTGACTCGCTGGACGCTGGCCGTGCAGCGACAGACGGCACTGCGAAAGCACCTCGAGGAGCTGCGGCGCCTGCAGCAGGAACTGAGCATCTCGCAGCGCCGCGCGGCGATCCCGGAGTCGCTCTACCGTTCCCTCGAAGCGGATGAGCAGGAGGTGCCCCTCGACGAGGCTCGCCGTCGCCAGTACCAGGACGAGCCCTACCGGCTGAAGCTGGTCTACATGATGACCCGGCTTGGCTGGCTGCTCGAGGACCTGGAAGCGGGCGACCCCTACCGCTCCGGCTACACGAGCGAACGCTACGTCGCCGATCTGGACCTGATCGACAGCGCGCTACGCGAGAGCGGCTTCGCCGAGGCGGCGGATCACAGCAACCTGTGGCGCGCGCGAGTGCTCGCCCGCTCCTTTGGCTTCCACCTGGCGACCCTCGACGTGCGCCAGCACAGCCGGATCCACGAGCAGGCCCTCACCGAGATCTTGCGGCTCGCCGGGGTCACGGAGAACTACGCCGCCCTGTCCGAGGAGGAAAAGCTGGCGGTGCTCACGGCCGAGCTTCGTAATCCGCGCCCGCTACTGGCGCGCGGGGCGGAGCTCCCGAAGGGTGCCCGCGAGGTGTTGGAAACCTTCGCGCTGATGCGCCAGGCGATCCAGGCCGAACCAGCTTCGATCCGGTGCTACATCGTGAGCATGACGCACGCGATCAGCGACCTGTTGGAGCCGATGCTGCTGGCGAAGGAGGCCGGCCTCGGGACACCTGAGGGCGGCTTCCCGGCGCTCGATTTCGTGCCGCTGTTCGAGACCATCGACGACCTGGAGACGTCGCACAACCTGATGCGGCAGCTGTTCGAGCATCCTGCTTATCGGCCGCAGCTCGAAGCTCGTGGCCGCTTCCAGGAGATCATGCTCGGCTACTCGGACAGCAACAAGGACGGCGGGTACTGGATGGCCAACTGGGCGCTGCACAAGGCGCAGCGCAGCCTGGGGGCGGTCTGTCGCGAGTACGACGTCGATTTCCGCCTCTTCCACGGGCGGGGCGGCACCGTCGGCCGCGGCGGTGGGCGCGCCAACCAGGCGATCCTCGCCATGCCGCGGGTGGCGCACAACGGCCGCATCCGGCTCACGGAGCAGGGAGAGGTCATCTCCTTCCGCTATGCGCTCCCCGAGATCGCGCGCCGGCACCTGGAGCAGCTCGTGAGCGCCATGCTCGCCGCGTTCGCTCCGGAAGAGCCAGTGGCGGCGCCGGCGGATCGTCGAGAAGAGCTGATGGAGAAGGTGGCGCGGCGATCGATGCAGGCCTACCGCGAGCTGATTGACGATCCCGGCCTCTGGCGGTGGTACATCCACGTCACCCCGATCGAGCAGATCAGCCGCCTCCCCATCGCATCCCGACCGGTCTCCCGGAAGTCCGCCTCGGAGGTAGATTTCGAGGGCCTGCGCGCGATTCCCTGGGTCTTTGCCTGGACGCAGGCACGGTACCTGGTGCCGGGCTGGTTCGGCGTGGGCAAGGCTCTGCAGCAGACGATCGAGGAGGATCCCGGAGCGGAGGAAGCGCTGCGCAAGCTGTCGCGGGAGTGGCCGTTCTTCGATGCGGTGCTGGAGAGCGCCCAACGGGAGATGGCGCGCGCGCGCTTGCCGATCTCGGAGCGCTACGCCCGGCTGGACGACCGGCATAACGGGCCGGATTACCATCGCTGGATCGCCGACGATTTCGAGCGTGCGCGGGAAATGATCCTGCGCATCACCGGCAACGGTGAGCTGCTGGAGAACAGCCCGGTGATCCGCAAGTCGATCGCCCTTCGCAACCCCTATACTGACGTTCTCAACCTCCTGCAGATCGAGCTCATTCGCCGTTCCCGCGAGGGGAGCGACATGGACGACGAGGAGCTCCGCCAGGACATCTTCCTGAGCATCAACGGCATCGCCGCGGCGATGCAGAGCACCGGCTAGGGCCTTCGTTCGCGCGGATTTGCGCCTGACGACCTCGCCTCGTTGCCGTTGACTTCACCCCTGCCGCGGCGCATATTCAGTTCGCGCCCCGGGGGCGCCGCGGCGATTTCTCGCGATTGCTCCGCGTAATAAATGTGCTAAACCGCCCGGGAGTCCCGTGCGGCGCACGCACGGGACTCCTCGCATTTTGGAGCGAAGGACGCCCCCCAGGCTGCGTCGCCGTCCCGGAGAGGCGGCACGTCGATAAATACCCTTCACTTCACGCAGCCATGAGCACCCTCGAAGGAAAGCTCCGCGCCCCGGTCGCGACGGGCACATACACGTTCACTTCCGAATCCGTGTCGGAGGGCCACCCGGACAAGGTCTGCGACTACATCGCGGATAGTGTCCTGGACGCACATCTCAACGCCGATCGGGCCAGCCGCGTTGCCTGCGAAGTCCTCTGCAAGGAGGACAACGTGATACTGGCGGGCGAGATCACCTCTGACGCCCAGGTCGATTACGACGCGCTGGTGCGCGAGGTGATCGCGGAAATCGGATATGTGGACGGGGATCAGCCGTTCCGGCCCGAGGCAGTCAAGGTGCAGTCCTTCATCACCAGTCAGTCGCAGGAGATCGCTCAGGGGGTGACGGCAAGCACTTCCCTCTCGGGCGAGCAGGGGGCGGGAGACCAGGGGATCATGTTCGGTTACGCGACCGACGAGACCCCGGAGTTGATGCCCCTGCCGATCCTCCTTGCCCACCGCCTTGCGCGCGTGCTCGCCGACCACCGGAAGCGGCGGACGGTAGACTGGCTGCGGCCCGACTCCAAAACGCAGGTGTCGGTGCTCTACGAGGGCAACGTGCCGGTCCGCGTGACCGACGTGCTCATCTCCACCCAGCACACTCCCGCCGTCACCCGTGACGCGATCCACTCCTTCCTGGCTTCCACGGTGATCCCGGAGGCCCTGGGCGGCTGGTACCATGACGATCTGCGTGTGCTGACCAACCCGACCGGTTCGTTCGTGCAGGGAGGGCCCTCGGCCGATGCCGGTGTGACCGGGCGCAAGATCATCGTGGACACCTACGGGGGGATGGGCCGACACGGTGGGGGAGCCTTCAGCGGCAAGGATCCCTCGAAGGTGGATCGCTCCGGGGCCTACTTCTGCCGCTACGTGGCCCGCCAGGTGGTGAAGTCCGGCATCGCTCACAG
This genomic interval from Longimicrobiaceae bacterium contains the following:
- the metK gene encoding methionine adenosyltransferase — protein: MSTLEGKLRAPVATGTYTFTSESVSEGHPDKVCDYIADSVLDAHLNADRASRVACEVLCKEDNVILAGEITSDAQVDYDALVREVIAEIGYVDGDQPFRPEAVKVQSFITSQSQEIAQGVTASTSLSGEQGAGDQGIMFGYATDETPELMPLPILLAHRLARVLADHRKRRTVDWLRPDSKTQVSVLYEGNVPVRVTDVLISTQHTPAVTRDAIHSFLASTVIPEALGGWYHDDLRVLTNPTGSFVQGGPSADAGVTGRKIIVDTYGGMGRHGGGAFSGKDPSKVDRSGAYFCRYVARQVVKSGIAHRAEVQVAYAIGMAKPVSVKVDTFGTGDEAEAAEFVRRFDFRPAAIVEQLDLLRPIYRQTTNYGHFGKPGLPWEA
- the ppc gene encoding phosphoenolpyruvate carboxylase, which encodes MSRWQGLQVKSEGTGISQPLSQQVNLLGEMLGQAIREQAGEGIFNLVEDLRQLCKRAANENDPAARDRAEEIIRGLGQNELVWLLRAYSAFFHLVNQAEQQEIIRINRERARGAGGHVGRPDSIDEAIGKMKGAGVPIEKALELIGRLDIQPTLTAHPTEARRRSILDKQRRIATLLTQLRLDPTPDEEEDALDELYAHISLLLATAEVRVERPTVREEVEQGLYFLRGSIWEAVPAIHRDVERALRKHYGEVHELPVFLRYRSWIGSDRDGNPNVTPEVTRWTLAVQRQTALRKHLEELRRLQQELSISQRRAAIPESLYRSLEADEQEVPLDEARRRQYQDEPYRLKLVYMMTRLGWLLEDLEAGDPYRSGYTSERYVADLDLIDSALRESGFAEAADHSNLWRARVLARSFGFHLATLDVRQHSRIHEQALTEILRLAGVTENYAALSEEEKLAVLTAELRNPRPLLARGAELPKGAREVLETFALMRQAIQAEPASIRCYIVSMTHAISDLLEPMLLAKEAGLGTPEGGFPALDFVPLFETIDDLETSHNLMRQLFEHPAYRPQLEARGRFQEIMLGYSDSNKDGGYWMANWALHKAQRSLGAVCREYDVDFRLFHGRGGTVGRGGGRANQAILAMPRVAHNGRIRLTEQGEVISFRYALPEIARRHLEQLVSAMLAAFAPEEPVAAPADRREELMEKVARRSMQAYRELIDDPGLWRWYIHVTPIEQISRLPIASRPVSRKSASEVDFEGLRAIPWVFAWTQARYLVPGWFGVGKALQQTIEEDPGAEEALRKLSREWPFFDAVLESAQREMARARLPISERYARLDDRHNGPDYHRWIADDFERAREMILRITGNGELLENSPVIRKSIALRNPYTDVLNLLQIELIRRSREGSDMDDEELRQDIFLSINGIAAAMQSTG